One genomic window of Oscillospiraceae bacterium includes the following:
- a CDS encoding glycoside hydrolase family 27 protein: MLAQKAPMGWNSWNTFTKNINEHLIMETADAMVAEGLLDAGYEYLVIDDCWSCRERDADGNLVADPEKFPHGMKFVADYVHSKGLKFGMYTCCGVMTCAGYPGSFGHEFQDAEYFAGVGIDLLKYDNCYHPSMPNKLSYSRMSMALRSTGRPILFSACNWGVEDVWSWARSVGAHMYRSTGDITDTFASIQEISNGQKDKLCYSAPGCFNDVDMLVTGLRGSGNIGFGKGCTDAQYRYHFAMWCMFSAPLMLGCDVRKLTPENKALITNKALIEICRDKDARPPIFVEDNHGIYDNTICFKYLSDGDYAVAMFNVHDDEKTAILPYYEIGLDPLCGMAFDFTDLISGEHIGVKKDFALFHVPAGDCRIFRAKLVKAE; this comes from the coding sequence ATGCTTGCACAAAAAGCGCCTATGGGCTGGAATTCCTGGAACACCTTCACAAAAAACATCAACGAACATCTGATTATGGAGACCGCAGACGCAATGGTGGCGGAAGGACTGCTTGACGCGGGCTATGAATATTTGGTCATCGACGACTGCTGGAGCTGCAGAGAACGCGACGCTGACGGAAATCTGGTCGCAGACCCCGAAAAGTTCCCCCACGGAATGAAATTCGTGGCCGACTACGTCCATTCGAAGGGTTTAAAATTCGGGATGTATACCTGCTGCGGCGTCATGACCTGCGCGGGTTATCCGGGCAGTTTCGGTCATGAATTTCAGGACGCGGAATATTTTGCGGGCGTGGGCATCGACTTGCTGAAATACGATAACTGCTACCACCCCAGTATGCCCAACAAGCTCTCCTATTCGCGTATGTCCATGGCGCTGCGCTCCACAGGGCGCCCGATTCTGTTTTCCGCCTGCAACTGGGGCGTAGAAGACGTCTGGAGCTGGGCGCGTTCGGTCGGTGCGCATATGTACCGCTCTACCGGAGATATCACCGACACATTTGCTTCCATTCAAGAAATCTCTAACGGGCAGAAAGACAAGCTCTGTTATTCGGCGCCCGGCTGCTTTAACGACGTGGATATGCTGGTGACCGGGCTGCGCGGAAGCGGCAACATCGGTTTCGGCAAGGGCTGCACCGATGCGCAGTATCGCTACCATTTTGCGATGTGGTGCATGTTTTCCGCGCCGCTTATGCTGGGCTGCGATGTTCGTAAGCTGACGCCGGAAAACAAGGCGCTTATCACCAACAAGGCGCTTATTGAGATCTGCCGCGACAAGGACGCCCGCCCGCCGATATTCGTGGAGGACAACCACGGCATCTATGACAACACCATCTGCTTTAAATATCTCTCCGACGGCGACTACGCTGTGGCCATGTTCAACGTCCATGACGACGAAAAGACCGCCATCCTGCCCTATTATGAAATCGGGCTTGACCCGCTGTGCGGCATGGCGTTCGATTTCACCGATCTGATCTCGGGCGAACACATCGGCGTCAAAAAGGATTTCGCGCTGTTCCATGTTCCCGCCGGGGACTGCAGAATATTCCGCGCAAAACTGGTAAAAGCGGAATGA
- a CDS encoding amidase domain-containing protein, producing the protein MLKTITYNRAAVVRYAEKWAFGRNPRFPNFDGMGGDCTNFASQCMYAGCGVMNYKPVFGWYCNSLNDRTPSWSGVEFLYNFLVNNDSVGPYAQEVPTELLLPGDLIQLCDSSGHFYHTPVVVARDQNEIYVAAHTFNAWHRPLSSYIYAGLRGLHIEGARKLG; encoded by the coding sequence ATGTTAAAAACCATTACATATAACCGGGCAGCGGTGGTGCGGTACGCCGAAAAATGGGCGTTTGGGCGCAATCCCCGCTTCCCGAATTTCGACGGGATGGGCGGGGACTGTACCAATTTCGCCTCGCAGTGCATGTACGCGGGCTGCGGCGTGATGAATTATAAACCCGTTTTTGGGTGGTACTGCAACAGTTTAAACGACCGCACCCCCTCGTGGAGCGGTGTGGAATTTTTATATAATTTTTTGGTCAATAACGATTCGGTCGGGCCGTATGCGCAGGAGGTTCCCACAGAATTACTGCTGCCCGGCGATTTGATTCAGCTTTGCGATTCGAGCGGCCATTTTTACCATACGCCCGTGGTCGTCGCGCGGGATCAAAACGAGATTTACGTCGCCGCGCACACCTTTAACGCCTGGCACCGTCCGCTCTCGAGCTATATTTATGCGGGATTGCGCGGATTACATATTGAAGGAGCGAGGAAATTGGGGTAG
- a CDS encoding rhodanese-like domain-containing protein, whose translation MLLGVLLTFAIFPAAESTADNTGSSVQSTVVAYQKISAQDAKARMDSGDDVIILDVRTQSEFEAGHIPDAILVPNETIINTKPALLPDLNAEILVYCRSGNRSAQAANKLIAIGYTNVYDFGGIIDWPYGTVTGD comes from the coding sequence ATCCTGCTTGGGGTGCTGCTTACATTCGCAATTTTCCCGGCGGCAGAATCCACCGCTGATAATACCGGCAGCAGCGTTCAAAGCACCGTCGTCGCATACCAAAAGATATCGGCGCAGGACGCCAAAGCCAGAATGGACAGCGGGGACGATGTTATCATTCTCGACGTCCGAACCCAATCAGAGTTTGAGGCAGGACATATCCCGGATGCGATTTTAGTGCCTAATGAGACCATCATCAACACAAAGCCAGCTTTGCTTCCCGACCTCAACGCGGAGATTTTGGTATACTGCCGTTCCGGAAACCGCAGTGCACAGGCCGCGAATAAGCTGATCGCAATAGGTTATACCAACGTCTATGACTTCGGCGGCATCATCGACTGGCCGTATGGGACGGTCACGGGCGATTAA
- a CDS encoding OsmC family protein, with product MPNIKFGVTAKSENNTKTVVTTRGFTMTIDEPESLGGTNGGANPVEYLLAALSGCLNVVGHLVAGEMGFRLNGLEIDLQGDLDPAKFTGQSTSGRAGYNDIRVTLMPDTDANQETLDKWLKTVESRCPVSDNIANPTPLHLMLG from the coding sequence ATGCCAAACATCAAATTCGGCGTAACCGCAAAGAGCGAAAACAACACCAAAACCGTCGTCACAACCAGGGGCTTCACCATGACCATCGACGAACCGGAAAGCCTGGGAGGCACAAACGGCGGGGCAAATCCCGTCGAATACCTGCTGGCCGCGCTTTCGGGCTGTCTGAATGTGGTCGGGCATCTGGTCGCCGGCGAGATGGGGTTTCGGTTGAACGGTTTGGAAATTGATTTGCAGGGGGATTTGGACCCCGCAAAATTTACGGGTCAATCAACAAGCGGCCGGGCGGGATACAATGACATTCGAGTGACGCTGATGCCGGACACGGATGCAAACCAGGAGACATTGGACAAATGGCTGAAGACGGTTGAAAGCAGATGCCCCGTCAGCGACAATATCGCCAACCCCACGCCTCTGCACCTCATGCTGGGTTGA